Proteins co-encoded in one Desulfuromonas sp. genomic window:
- a CDS encoding prolipoprotein diacylglyceryl transferase, whose translation MTLPHIDPVIFHIGPLAVRWYGVMYLLGFIGSYFYMNYLARLRKFSLNSEAISDLIFYGVFGVVLGGRIGYTLFYNFDYYRHHLFEILAVWKGGMSFHGGLLGVTAAILLFCRRRNKSLLEVGDIVAAATPIGLGFGRIGNFINGELWGRVTDVSWGVVFPAAGSMPRHPSQLYEAFLEGVVLFVVLWLVHRLQPRRGLPLFLFLAGYGLARFVVEFFRQPDSHIGYLWQGATMGQLLSLPMFLLGIAGIIIIYGRRNADG comes from the coding sequence ATGACTTTGCCGCACATAGATCCGGTCATCTTCCATATTGGGCCGCTGGCTGTCCGCTGGTACGGAGTCATGTATCTGCTCGGATTTATCGGCAGTTATTTTTACATGAATTATCTGGCCCGCCTGCGCAAATTCTCATTGAATTCCGAAGCGATTTCAGACCTGATCTTTTATGGCGTGTTCGGTGTTGTTCTCGGCGGCCGGATCGGTTATACCCTTTTTTACAATTTTGATTATTATCGTCATCACCTGTTCGAAATTCTCGCCGTATGGAAAGGCGGGATGAGTTTTCATGGTGGCCTCCTCGGGGTCACCGCGGCAATCCTCCTGTTTTGCCGCCGCCGCAACAAGTCGCTGCTTGAAGTAGGCGATATCGTCGCTGCGGCGACCCCGATCGGACTCGGATTCGGCCGGATTGGCAATTTTATCAATGGTGAACTCTGGGGGCGGGTAACCGATGTTTCCTGGGGTGTCGTCTTTCCGGCTGCCGGCAGCATGCCGCGCCATCCGAGTCAGCTTTACGAGGCTTTCCTCGAAGGCGTTGTCCTTTTTGTCGTTCTCTGGTTAGTTCATCGCCTGCAGCCCCGTCGGGGCCTGCCGCTATTTCTTTTTCTCGCCGGTTATGGTCTGGCCCGGTTTGTCGTCGAGTTTTTTCGCCAACCGGACAGCCATATCGGTTATCTCTGGCAGGGCGCCACCATGGGCCAGCTGCTCTCCCTGCCGATGTTTCTGCTCGGGATTGCCGGGATTATAATCATTTATGGTCGGAGGAATGCCGATGGCTGA
- a CDS encoding RluA family pseudouridine synthase encodes MLSKRRTIRAVVTAEQAGLRLDQFLAQIDQDLSRGQAKKLIDLGSVHLNQRRLMQCSRELRTNDAITVHIDGLPFEPFVLKDQDIIFRDQYLLLVNKPAGVDTQPTPSRYKGTLYAAVADYLKNPLRRDLKPSIGMVQRLDRDTSGLIIFSIHRQAHKGLTQAFAGRGVRKLYRAFVSGRIEPAAGEFKSMLARNRASNLMRSVARGGQEALTRYRTIAANELMSAVEVEIPTGLMHQIRVHFAEAGHPLLGDTRYGGPAAVGNVDIPRQMLHACSLQLLHPVSKVKLDFSLDLPYDMNAVFRKLSGD; translated from the coding sequence ATGCTTTCAAAACGCCGAACAATCAGAGCGGTGGTAACAGCGGAACAGGCCGGGTTGCGTCTCGACCAGTTCCTGGCACAGATTGATCAGGATCTTTCACGTGGTCAGGCAAAAAAGCTGATCGATCTCGGTTCCGTACATCTCAACCAGCGTCGTCTCATGCAATGCTCCCGCGAACTCAGAACCAACGATGCAATTACCGTCCATATCGATGGTCTGCCGTTTGAACCTTTTGTGCTGAAAGACCAGGACATCATCTTTCGTGATCAATACCTGTTGCTCGTCAACAAACCGGCCGGCGTCGACACACAGCCGACACCGTCCCGTTACAAGGGGACGCTTTATGCGGCGGTTGCCGATTATCTGAAGAATCCGCTGCGTCGGGATCTGAAACCGTCGATCGGCATGGTTCAGCGCCTTGATCGCGATACCTCAGGTTTGATCATTTTTTCGATTCATCGTCAGGCTCACAAGGGTTTGACGCAGGCATTCGCCGGTCGCGGCGTGCGGAAACTCTACCGGGCTTTTGTCTCCGGGCGTATCGAACCGGCTGCAGGCGAATTCAAGTCGATGCTGGCCCGCAATCGGGCCAGCAACCTGATGCGGAGTGTTGCCCGGGGCGGACAGGAAGCGCTTACCCGCTATCGAACAATTGCCGCCAACGAATTGATGTCTGCCGTCGAAGTTGAGATCCCGACCGGACTGATGCATCAGATCAGGGTTCATTTTGCCGAAGCGGGGCACCCGCTGCTCGGCGACACACGATATGGCGGCCCGGCTGCGGTCGGCAATGTCGACATTCCCCGTCAGATGCTGCATGCCTGCTCATTACAGCTGCTGCATCCGGTGAGCAAAGTTAAACTCGATTTTTCCCTTGATCTCCCTTATGATATGAACGCTGTTTTCCGCAAGCTATCAGGAGATTGA
- a CDS encoding HAD family hydrolase, producing MVGGMPMAEFKGVIFDCDGVMFESRRANLAYYNDILTYFGADPVNENDREKADLCHAAASPEVLLHLLGEERRDAALEFAATIDYRKFIPCMDPEPGLHDALARLSESLPLAVATNRGSSMPAVLAHFELNRYFSTVVTSRDVERPKPHPDMLLLAISRLGLDNADVLFVGDSIYDKKAAEQAGIAFAAYKPSFEVPLSLESHAQLTEYVLG from the coding sequence ATGGTCGGAGGAATGCCGATGGCTGAATTCAAGGGCGTGATTTTTGACTGCGATGGGGTGATGTTCGAGAGCCGGCGGGCCAACCTGGCCTATTATAATGACATCCTCACTTATTTCGGTGCCGATCCGGTCAACGAAAACGATCGGGAAAAAGCCGACCTCTGTCATGCGGCGGCAAGCCCGGAGGTTCTTCTGCATCTTCTGGGGGAAGAACGGCGCGATGCGGCCCTGGAATTTGCAGCAACGATCGATTACCGGAAATTTATCCCGTGCATGGATCCGGAACCGGGTCTGCACGATGCCCTGGCTCGATTATCCGAATCATTGCCGCTGGCAGTGGCTACCAACAGGGGCAGCAGCATGCCGGCAGTCCTTGCGCATTTTGAACTGAACCGATATTTCAGTACGGTTGTCACCAGCCGCGACGTTGAAAGACCGAAACCACATCCGGATATGCTGCTGCTGGCGATCAGCCGTCTCGGTCTCGATAATGCGGATGTTCTCTTCGTCGGCGACTCGATTTACGACAAAAAGGCGGCGGAGCAGGCAGGCATTGCCTTTGCCGCCTATAAACCCTCATTCGAGGTCCCGCTCAGTCTCGAGAGCCACGCTCAGCTGACAGAATATGTTCTGGGGTGA
- a CDS encoding anti-sigma factor → MTEKLAIDIKVPNQTRYLSLIGKIGEDIARTIKRYNGDREELAYQVNLVLTEATSNAILHAESCLDDREIHINISIINKDLHIKVYDQGKGFDLKNVPSPDFGRPEESGRGVYIIQSIMDKVDCSRSSSGHVLEMIKHLH, encoded by the coding sequence ATGACTGAAAAACTTGCCATTGACATAAAAGTGCCGAATCAGACGCGCTATCTCAGTCTGATTGGCAAAATCGGCGAAGACATCGCCCGGACGATCAAGCGTTACAACGGAGACCGGGAGGAACTCGCCTACCAGGTCAACCTTGTCTTGACCGAGGCAACGTCGAATGCAATCCTCCACGCCGAATCGTGTCTTGACGACCGGGAAATCCATATCAATATCTCGATCATCAACAAGGATCTGCATATCAAGGTGTATGATCAGGGCAAGGGGTTCGACCTGAAAAACGTGCCGAGTCCGGACTTTGGCAGACCCGAGGAGTCGGGGCGCGGCGTTTACATCATTCAATCAATCATGGACAAGGTCGACTGCAGCCGGAGCAGCAGCGGACATGTCCTTGAAATGATCAAGCACCTGCACTGA